The nucleotide window CGTCATACCGACGGAATATACGCGCATCACGTACGACATTCGATCCAGAGCTCCCCAGCGTCGCGTGTGATGCCAAGTAGGATGAGAACGCGTGGGTGCGCATCGCTCTTCGTACGAAATATTGGCGTAATATATATATCCATTATATAGAAAGTAGCGCCACACCGACGGAATATACGCGCATCTCGTACGAGATGCGATCCAGAGCTCCCCAACGTCGCGTGTGATGCCAAGTAGGATGAGACCGCGTGGGTCTACATTACCTTCATACATAATAAATTGGGGACCATTTCTCGAGGTGACCGGGGATTGGTGCGCGGCGCCGAGAAAGGAAGCCAGCGTGCATGGCGACACCCTCTTCGCCACGTGTAAACCCCGAATAGGAAAGCGGTTGATGAGAAGGTGCTGCTCGGCTGTCTTCGCCATTCAGGGTACACATTTTTCCACCAAGCAAAACTTGACACGTGCCAGGCAGACTACATTAAGAAATAGATATTacctttaaaaagaaaaaaaagaatgagagagagagagagagagagagagagaatattgtGTGTCATCATGGTGCTCAATGTCTTTAGAAATCAATGTTTAATGCATCGAAGAACATCATCATCTCATTGTTTCTTCAATGAGATGAACCTACAACCACTTAAAATACACATTTTATTACTATCtcttaataaaagaaaaaatctgTACTCATCAGAGCTTTTTTCctcttttcaaaaatcaaaattatcataattagTATTTTActtaatttggattttttttattttcttgtttatgTAATCTGAATAAGCAAATACTTTAAATCTGTTTACTAAATAATTAATATGATGTgagcaaattatatatatatatatatatatatatatatatacatatatatatatatatatatatatatatatatatatatatatatatatgtatatataagggtGGTGAGGCTCTTCCTTTGTTCTTCACAGTAGGAGAATTTTAGGGAGGAGAGGAATCTCCATCTTGATAATGATTCtttttatcttattttaattATGGTGACTTAATCGATTTATGTgccatgataatatttttattgaattaGTTACTTATGAGAATTTCACGTTTAAATTTAGATATTTCAATGTCTATTTGACAAAAAAAGGGATTGAAATTGATTTGAATTTCCCTCAATGGTGTGAGAGGAACAAAAATGCAAGCAAGCATTCAAGACAAGTGTGGAATATAATTTTTCTTCGTTGCCTCCATTTGACAGAATACATTAAACTATTCTGCAATGAACAGTAGTTTGATGCATTGCAGAACGGAAGAAGAATTTATTGTCTGCTCAGAACATGAAGTAGGCAGAACCGGAGATGGCTGCGACGACAGCCGCAGAGGCCACACCATTGAGGGAGGCGCCGCTTTTGGTCTCGCCCTCCGGCTTGGTCGTGGTGGTCCCGAGTGGAGCACCGACGCCGCCGGCGTCGCTGTCGTCGACATCGCCAGAAGGAGAGTCGGCGTCGGCTGGTAGGGGCGAGGTGGCGATCGGAGTCAGGACGCTGAGCATGGCGGAGCCAGACGGGGAGGCGGCGGGGGCTGAGTCGGCGGAGGCATAGGCGACGACGGCGACGAGGAGGAGGGCGAGGACGAAGACGAGCTGCGTGCGTGCCATGACGGATTATTGGAGGGTGGCGGTGGCCTTTATCGTAgtcgtagtagtagtagtagtcgcAATGGAGgatggaagggaagggaagggtatGGGGAGTAATATATAGTGTCGTCGACGGTTGTTGCTGTTAATAACCGCCTTCCTTCTCGTTCGGAGGAGAGCGGGTCCCACGGGCAGGCGTTTGACCCGTTCACCTCCAAATATGGAGGTAAAGATCGGGGAATAGTGCACCTCTCGAATCCATCCTTCTTTTTGATTTATTGTATGAGGAATTTTTTGGGTAATAATTCAACAATATATCCGTTGATATTAATCTTAGTTAAATGAAATCAATATATTATGATCAGACTAATATTTGATGTACAAGTTGGATTTTACTCGCTTGCCTGCAATCATTTGGATTCAATAACTTGatgttattattttctttttattgtttaGATTTAATCTCCCTACAAGTGGAGACATCGTTCTTCTGTAGGATTTATTTATCAGAGATGAACTTATGATGCTGTCTATTAGAAATTTGTCAACTTTGTTGTTTGGTTAAGTTGACTTAACAAACTTTGCAACAGAGTCAAACTTCTCTATCCAAAGAATTTATTGGAAAAACAGAAGGGTGATTACCAGTGTTAATATCAAAATAGATAATTAATAACTTTGTCGACTGCGTAATAGCCTGTTCATCATACAGGAGATTAAACTCTACATGTTTCTACTTGCATGCATCTCAAGAGAAGGGGGTTGAAATGTGGCAGCAACATCTTAAACTTAAATGTTTGTATACAACAGAAAGTCTAGGCATAATAAAAAAAGgatttcttgcttttttttttttttttcttttttgctctcatcgGACGGCTCTTGAGGTAGCCACCTCAGCTCGGAAGTCGGAGAACTTCGGAACAGAAGTTTCGGATGGTCCCTTATCTTGTTGATGCATGAAATGAATCTGAAGCAAAAATAGACAACTTTAGGAAGTCGATACAACCATGGATTGTGAGAAAACAAAAGAAGATCATGGAAAAGTGTCAACCTGATTCTTTGACTGAGGACATGAAACAGCATCAAATCTGAAACTTTTAAGACTCTCTGCTGGCTAGGCTGGAGAAGGATCAAGATTCCAAACCATTACCATCTGTACAGTGAAGGTCCAGCTTGAGGTACCATGAAGAAAACAAAATTAATCATCACATTAAGCTGCTGTTCCTAAATACTTTATGCCTACTGCTCAGaagttcctttttttttccccaaaCCGATGATCTTGTAGTACAAAAGGTACAACTATTTTTGCCAAGGTGGTCGGGACTCGATGCAACACCACCAATAGAATAGGTAAAGAAAAGACCACCTTCTCTGCCATTAAAATAAACACATGAAACAACAAGACTACGCCGATTTCCTTTGTCAGAAAATGTCTGACTGGCTAAATTTTGTCGATTTCTGTCTCTTCATCTCTTTCATCAAGGGAATTTTCTGAAGTCTGGTCACCATTGGAAGCGGCTTGTTCCTGAAAATAAGGCATAATCCACAATAAGATGAGTCGATATATATCCAACATTCTTTGGATAGGAGGGTCTTCAAAGATTTCATGTGGCTATAGCCAGCAAAACTCAAACATAACAAGCATAACTTTCAGATCAAAATATCTTTCAAGCAATTTATCCCACCTCAAGGGAATATGATGATATATTGGCTTACATGCATAGCCAGCAAGCTAATTTAAAATGTCTCGTACTATTATGTAATGCCTATTTATTCCTCTCTAAACAGCCACTAAATGCAAAATAACAAAATCCATGCGTCATCTTGTTGTTTTGATTCCTTGGAATAATTCCACCTGAATTCCATGGTTTTGATACCCCACTCATTCCACCTGAAATTTAATGATTTTCTCTTTACCCTTGTGATGACATAAGAAACATCAATATTGATACATCTCCAAGATCCCTAACATATCTACACTCCAAATGACAAAGGTACTCCAATATATATTGTACACTTGAATTTCATGCCCTCACATTTCAAGTAAGAGAAACCAATAACTACACTATATTAGGTTAAAAAATGAGTTAAAGTGAAGTATAAAAGCAGGTTTCAATAGGACGGGGACAATGGTATCCATGCTTTTCATTGGTACGGGTACAACTTCTTTAGAGTTTGATTGAACCAAGTAGAAACCACTATAATAACATAATATACACCAAATATATCCCTTTATGCAATTACTAACTGAGCATGATAAATAATAATTCGTCTTACAAATCAGTGCACTTCGAAAGAGCTTTGAATTAAATCCATACATGAAACTCACACAATAGGAAAAAAACCTTAGCTGTGCAGAGGGTACCTTATGGACATTCTGAAGAAATAGTCCATCCTTATTTGTGGTCATGGTTTTTGAGTTAAGCCCTCCATTTTCACTCGGAGACACATGCAGTTCTGTTTCTTTCTTTAAAACCTGTTTTATTTGCCAATAATACGAATAAACAAAAGTTCTATCAACAATCACGAACAACAATATAACATGAATTGCCACTGAGACTATCAGCTTTTACCATATTATCAGTTTTCTCAACTGATTTATCGCTATCAATTGATGTAGCTTCCAAACTTTGCATAATAATTACAGAGGAATCTTCAGCTCCCTCCTgcatccttttcttctcttcttccctttgctTCCTTCTCCAAGCCTCTTCCTCCTTAATTTGCTTAAACCTGCATCAAACTGCTTAGCAACTCATGCAACTCAATCAATGGATTATTATAGTAAGACCATTGAGAGATATTAAACAAAGGTTAACCTTTCACCACGTCTTAATCCATCAGATATTTCTTCTTGTTGTCCTTGACTGGATTTTGACATTTCAATCTCAGAAACAGACTTCTGCATTAAGGATGGTGTCTTCTGCCTCTCGGAGGCTTCATCTCTGGATGCACTATTAATGTAATCTTGAACTGGATTGTTGGCACCTCCCAGCTTTTGAAGCCATATTTGTTGTGCAGTGCTCAGAATATTGTTTGTCAGCCTACAAAATGAAAAAAACTGATCAGATGTTACATGGTTAACGACAGCCTTTTAAGGTGCCCGATACTCTACATAGCGAACAACCTATTATATAAATGGCCAACATAGTATTCATTCCACATAGTATTATGATTGGAGTTGCTATGAATAGCTGCTATAAAGTTCCATAAACCTCATATTTCAGATCATATAGAAGTAAACATAAAAAATGTAACATTCAAAAAGCAAAATCAACTTTAGCTAGACTGATGGAGTTAGCTGTCTATTTCTAGGAGCTATACacatttaaacagtttgaactaaAAGGTTAGAAGTAAAGGTCTAGAACCCATAGCAATGTCACATAACCAAACTATGTTAGACTAAACTAAAAGTTTAGTCTAAAATTGTACACAAACTCTTTTAAACTGTCTTATGTTAGGAAATAAGAAGATAGCACCAAGTAATCTAAGTGAGAAAAGGTGCTCCAAGAAACAGAAGAAACTACAGGCCGCATGAATTCATAAGTGAAAAGCAGACCAAAATATTTAATAGTGAGACAATCCAATGTAGTGTTTATACACAtcaatttcataaaaatatagcAATGTAAAATAACACGTTATGAAATATGGACAGCCAGGACCTGACAGCAAGGTAACAAAAACCCACCCAGTCCAAACTTCATTCAAACACAAGAGCCATGAATCTGCATTAAAAAATGCTTTTGTGAAAAATCATCTTAGGTTTACCATATGGAGGCATGATGCCAATTGGTTTGTTTAAACAGTTATTTCTATTATCTACAGATCCTCCATTTTGCCAGCTGCATGGAGAAAATTATTAATACTCCAACAGAATGCAAAATGTCAATCAATGAATTGTGTAGAATGCTTGTGGCAATAGTACAGTGATGTCTTAACGAATTATTAGGAGGTAAATGATAACATTATTACTGTTGCCTTGGATAGATAAATAGCTCCCTTGAGGCCAAAAATCCTTACATcgcatcaaattatgataaaccaCAGGTAGAACTTATTCACAGAGAGCAAAACATCATAGAATCGTGGATGAAAGACAATGACACCTGCTCACCAATATAGACTCAAGCCTGACGGAACTGAAAGAGCAAAGTAACCAATCATCAGCGGAAGAAACTTTGTTACAGCTTGAGCATTCTGCTGGCTAGGATCATTACCCTGTTACACAATTATTAGAACTTTTAAAAAGACTATTTCAACATAATCCACAAAAATTGTAATTTACTCAGTTTGATGTTTTGTTTCTGTTGCTAGAAAAGAATCATAGCTGCAGGATTTGCAAAGTTTATGATAAGAGAGATGTACAAAAGAAGTTACATAAAAGCTGCTTCAacctttgcttaaaggaaaagccATAAAGACAAAAATCAATCTTGCTTTCTTCCCAGTATCAAGAAATAGACGTAGTTTTTCAGAATCATGTTGATGCACTCTTTCAAAATGCACTCAAGCTTAATTCTACATTTCTGCAAGCTGACCAAAAAGATTATATGTCCTGAGAAAATTGTACATAACATGTTTGTCAGTGAAACATACTAATAACTCATGACAAGCTGCAACCAAGCAGAAGGTAGCAAATAGTCTAAATGGCATTCCTAATTTGCAGATTTAGAATGAGTATGCCCTTGTTTGGTCTCAACGATTCTACACATGAAAATTTTAACCTTAGAGGGAGAGTCTCAATTCTGGAGGGCTTTCTAAGAGGCAGAAAGTACCACCTAAGCTAGGGAAAACTATTTAAGTAAATAACTCGTGTGAAATGCTTCTTCCATGAGCCTCTTAACCACGATGAAAAAGGTGACATCATGAAGTGGTGGcaagactgaaccactttaagcccctgatgttaaaaataaaaataccaagCCCTCTGACAAATGACTCTTGCAAACTGAATCAAGTTAACTAGGCATCAACCTGTCCGAGGTGAACCACATACATTTCCGGGAGCATAGAACAATTTCTATGTTTTAATCTGTCAATTAGGAAGAATGAGAAATACAAATATAGAAAGTGTTAATGTGAAAGAGAAATTGGTGCAGTGGCCTAAAAGTCCTGTTTGTTAATAAAACTTTGCCAATCTACGTTGTGTAAAGCATAGATACAAGGTGGAGAATTAAATAATTAAGAAGTTGGATAAGGTGCAGGACAAGATATTGAAAAGCTATGAGCATTGATGTAGAGGAGAATTTGATCAAGCAATTTGCCTTTTTCTTTTGGAGGAAACAAAAAACAAGGGTGTTAGCCTCAAGCAAAAAAAAAGGTAAGAAACGAAGACCACGGGACACAAGGAACAATGGCTCAGAAAGTTATTGTAAAGGAAAGAGGCACCTCAATAATTGGAGGCAATGGTACAAAAGTTTCTAAAAATACCTATCACCTTTTCAAAGATTCTTAACCAAACAATCCTTGATTTGAAGTTTCAGCTGCATCTAAAAATGAAATAGCACTTTCAGATTTTAGAAAGAAACTTTGATTTCACTTTCAAAGACAATATCTACTATAACAATCAATAAAGGATATGAGATATTTGAATGATCAACACATGCATG belongs to Musa acuminata AAA Group cultivar baxijiao chromosome BXJ3-5, Cavendish_Baxijiao_AAA, whole genome shotgun sequence and includes:
- the LOC103986529 gene encoding uncharacterized protein LOC103986529, with amino-acid sequence MARTQLVFVLALLLVAVVAYASADSAPAASPSGSAMLSVLTPIATSPLPADADSPSGDVDDSDAGGVGAPLGTTTTKPEGETKSGASLNGVASAAVVAAISGSAYFMF